Proteins encoded within one genomic window of Candidatus Cetobacterium colombiensis:
- a CDS encoding FAD:protein FMN transferase produces MSKSRNIFLLFLLFLLLLGCEKKIKRVDSEQFAFGTFFKISVFGFDEKTSKNQIEDAFKEIERIDSKFNSKVKGSLVDNLNNLKTEKFDDEGLYLLNEVKEAYNLSNHKYDITMEPLMNVWGFSEEIEPRTTLPSKEELNEAMSNVDFSKIRIEGNKVFIDKEEIKIDTGSFLKGYAVKKAGEKLRAAGVKNGFISAISSIEAIGTKGDGKSWKIGIQNPNNPSEILGIVELNNQSMGVSGDYQTYVEINGKKYHHIIDKETGYPVNDKKMVVVVNNDSLEADLYSTTFFLMPIEKVLKQANETEGLDVLIVDKNDKIYTSKNLKFKKNN; encoded by the coding sequence ATGAGTAAGAGTAGAAATATATTTCTACTCTTTTTACTTTTTTTGCTTCTTTTAGGTTGTGAGAAAAAAATAAAAAGAGTAGATAGTGAGCAATTTGCTTTTGGAACTTTTTTTAAAATTTCAGTATTTGGTTTTGATGAAAAAACTTCTAAAAATCAAATAGAAGATGCTTTTAAAGAAATAGAAAGAATTGATTCAAAGTTTAATAGTAAAGTAAAGGGAAGTTTAGTAGATAATTTAAATAATTTAAAAACTGAAAAATTTGATGATGAAGGATTATATTTATTGAATGAAGTAAAAGAAGCTTATAATTTATCAAATCATAAATATGATATAACAATGGAACCATTAATGAACGTTTGGGGATTTTCAGAAGAGATTGAACCAAGAACAACTTTACCTTCAAAAGAAGAATTAAATGAAGCAATGTCAAATGTAGATTTCTCTAAAATAAGAATAGAGGGAAATAAAGTTTTTATAGATAAAGAAGAAATAAAAATAGATACGGGATCATTTTTAAAAGGTTATGCAGTAAAAAAAGCTGGAGAAAAATTAAGAGCTGCAGGAGTTAAAAATGGATTTATATCAGCTATTTCAAGCATAGAAGCAATTGGAACGAAAGGTGATGGAAAAAGTTGGAAAATAGGTATACAAAATCCAAATAATCCATCAGAAATTTTAGGAATAGTAGAATTAAATAATCAAAGTATGGGTGTATCTGGAGATTATCAAACTTATGTTGAAATAAATGGAAAAAAATATCACCATATAATAGATAAAGAAACAGGATATCCTGTTAATGATAAAAAAATGGTTGTTGTTGTTAATAATGATTCTTTAGAAGCTGATTTATATTCAACAACATTTTTCTTAATGCCTATTGAAAAAGTTTTAAAACAAGCCAATGAAACAGAAGGATTAGATGTATTGATTGTAGATAAAAATGATAAAATTTATACTTCTAAAAATTTAAAATTTAAAAAAAATAATTAA
- the rpoZ gene encoding DNA-directed RNA polymerase subunit omega, translating to MKKVITYDELLDKIPNKYTLTITAGKRAREIGKGAPVLTKVAKKDTVVKKTFREIIDGKITFGEKVEDLINE from the coding sequence ATGAAAAAGGTAATTACTTATGATGAATTATTAGACAAAATACCTAATAAATATACTTTAACAATAACAGCAGGTAAAAGAGCAAGAGAAATTGGAAAAGGAGCTCCAGTTCTTACAAAAGTTGCAAAAAAAGATACTGTTGTAAAAAAGACATTTAGAGAAATAATAGATGGAAAAATAACTTTTGGAGAAAAAGTGGAGGATTTAATAAATGAGTAA
- the gmk gene encoding guanylate kinase encodes MKKGELFIVSGPSGAGKSTICRIVRKQLGINLATSATTRAPREGELHGRDYYFLTVDEFKDRIEKNEFLEYATVHTNYYGTLKSEVESRLAAGENVILEIDVQGGLQVKAVYPDAHLVFFKTPTMEDLERRLRGRKTDSEETIQLRLKNSIKELEYEKDYDITIINYTVEKSCDELVKIINSKN; translated from the coding sequence ATGAAAAAGGGAGAACTATTTATTGTATCTGGACCAAGCGGTGCAGGTAAGTCGACAATATGTAGAATAGTTAGAAAACAGTTAGGTATAAACTTAGCCACTTCAGCTACAACTCGTGCTCCAAGAGAAGGAGAATTACACGGAAGAGATTATTATTTCTTAACAGTAGACGAGTTTAAAGATAGAATAGAGAAAAATGAGTTTTTAGAGTACGCAACTGTTCACACTAATTACTATGGAACTTTGAAATCTGAGGTAGAATCAAGATTGGCAGCAGGTGAAAATGTTATTCTTGAAATAGATGTTCAAGGAGGACTTCAGGTAAAAGCAGTTTATCCAGATGCTCATCTAGTTTTCTTCAAAACTCCAACTATGGAAGATTTAGAGAGAAGATTAAGAGGAAGAAAAACTGATAGTGAAGAAACTATCCAATTGAGATTAAAAAATTCTATAAAAGAGTTAGAATATGAAAAAGATTACGATATAACAATTATAAATTATACTGTTGAAAAATCATGTGATGAATTAGTAAAAATTATAAATTCTAAAAACTAG
- a CDS encoding YicC/YloC family endoribonuclease, with product MRSMTGYSKEYFENDMYAISLEIKSVNNKNLNLKIKSPHMLNFLENKIRTEVASRVTRGSIDLKIEFQDKREVDNLFEYDKNMTASYLKVLNSIESEYNEKFSNKLDLLIKNLNVIRRNDLEIDEKDYENFVIKNLHLLLDSFIEMKESEGIRMKNYFLQCINIIEKNVQEIKKLKENIVLNYKEKLLERLSKITDLEFNDESLLREILLFTDKSDISEEVSRLESHLCQLKIELESTNTGVGKKIDFILQEIFRELNTSGVKCNLYDISKLIVECKNEIEKIREQALNIE from the coding sequence ATGAGAAGTATGACAGGGTATTCTAAAGAATATTTTGAGAATGATATGTATGCAATATCTTTAGAGATAAAGAGTGTTAATAATAAAAACTTAAATTTAAAAATAAAATCACCTCATATGCTAAATTTTTTGGAAAATAAAATCAGAACAGAGGTTGCTTCTAGAGTTACAAGAGGAAGTATAGATTTAAAAATTGAATTTCAAGATAAAAGAGAAGTTGATAATTTATTTGAATACGATAAAAATATGACAGCATCTTATTTGAAAGTTTTAAATTCTATAGAAAGCGAATATAACGAAAAGTTTAGTAACAAACTTGATTTACTAATTAAGAATTTAAATGTCATTAGAAGAAATGATTTAGAAATAGATGAAAAAGATTATGAAAATTTTGTAATAAAAAATCTTCATTTATTATTAGATTCTTTTATAGAAATGAAAGAGTCTGAAGGTATTAGAATGAAAAATTATTTTTTACAATGTATAAATATTATTGAAAAGAACGTTCAAGAGATAAAAAAATTAAAAGAAAATATAGTATTAAACTATAAAGAAAAATTATTAGAAAGACTATCTAAAATAACAGATTTAGAATTTAATGATGAATCTCTTTTAAGAGAAATTCTTTTATTTACAGATAAATCTGATATTTCAGAAGAAGTTTCAAGGCTTGAAAGTCATCTTTGTCAATTAAAAATAGAATTAGAATCTACAAATACAGGTGTAGGAAAAAAGATTGATTTTATTCTTCAAGAGATTTTTAGAGAGTTAAATACCTCAGGGGTAAAATGTAATTTATACGATATTTCAAAATTGATTGTAGAATGTAAAAACGAAATAGAAAAAATTAGAGAACAAGCTCTAAATATAGAATAA